A single window of Archangium gephyra DNA harbors:
- a CDS encoding response regulator, whose translation MKHTVLLVEDSHTIRHILKIYLLKLDLEFLDASGAEQGLRLLETHRVDLVIADVNMPGGMDGLEFVRRARASEREQMRQVPIVLLTGGKAPDLEARGLRAGASEFVRKPVSIDALGTVVRRHLPLAETVEHLVA comes from the coding sequence GTGAAGCACACCGTTCTGCTCGTGGAAGACAGCCACACCATCCGGCACATCCTCAAAATCTATCTGCTCAAGCTCGACCTGGAATTCCTCGACGCGAGCGGGGCCGAGCAGGGCTTGAGGTTGCTGGAGACGCACCGGGTGGACCTGGTCATCGCGGACGTCAACATGCCGGGCGGAATGGATGGGCTGGAGTTCGTGCGCCGGGCCCGCGCGAGCGAGCGGGAGCAGATGCGCCAGGTGCCCATCGTGCTGCTCACCGGCGGGAAGGCGCCGGATCTCGAGGCCCGGGGCCTGCGGGCCGGAGCCTCCGAGTTCGTGCGCAAGCCCGTCTCCATCGACGCGCTCGGCACCGTGGTGCGCCGCCACCTGCCCCTGGCCGAGACCGTGGAGCACCTTGTCGCCTGA
- a CDS encoding glucose-6-phosphate isomerase — MTERQLWERYKKYLCGVESVGLTLDVSRMNFAEDFLERMRGPMEKAFDAMAALEKGAISNPDEKRRVGHYWLRAPELAPEPALTKEIQDTVAAVRAFSEDVHAGRVKPPKADRFTRVLLVGIGGSALGPQLVADALGTAVDRMQVFFFDNTDPDGMDRVLAQLGGTLAETLTVVISKSGGTKETRNGMVEAERAYQQKGLEFGRHAVAVTGEGSELDRYAKKGNWLRTFPMWDWVGGRTSVLSAVGLLPARLQGLDIDGMLAGARDMDVATRERDMLRNPAAMMALMWFHAGNGRGQKDLVILPYKDRLLLLSRYLQQLVMESLGKEKDLEGKVVNQGLAVYGNKGSTDQHAYVQQLREGVSNFFATFVEVLKDREGTSMRVEEDFTSGDYLLGFFLGTRRALFEKGRESMTLTVPDVSARTLGALIALHERAVGLYASLVNINAYHQPGVEAGKKAAGAVLELQRKVLAKLRGDKAKGHTAEELATAVGSPDEVETVFKVLEHLAANADQGVKREPGANRFDTRFRAG; from the coding sequence ATGACCGAGCGTCAATTGTGGGAGCGCTACAAGAAGTATCTGTGCGGGGTGGAGTCGGTGGGGCTGACGCTCGACGTGTCCCGCATGAACTTCGCCGAGGACTTCCTCGAGCGGATGCGCGGCCCCATGGAGAAGGCCTTCGACGCCATGGCGGCGCTGGAGAAGGGCGCCATCTCCAATCCGGACGAGAAGCGCAGGGTGGGGCACTACTGGCTGCGCGCCCCCGAGCTCGCTCCCGAGCCGGCCCTCACGAAGGAGATTCAAGACACGGTGGCCGCCGTCCGCGCCTTCTCGGAGGACGTGCACGCCGGCCGCGTGAAGCCTCCCAAGGCGGACCGCTTCACCCGCGTGCTGCTGGTGGGCATCGGCGGCTCGGCGCTGGGGCCGCAACTGGTGGCGGACGCGCTCGGCACGGCGGTGGACCGCATGCAGGTGTTCTTCTTCGACAACACCGACCCGGATGGAATGGACCGCGTGCTGGCGCAGCTGGGCGGCACGCTCGCCGAGACGCTCACCGTGGTCATCAGCAAGTCGGGCGGCACGAAGGAGACGCGCAACGGCATGGTGGAGGCCGAGCGCGCCTACCAGCAGAAGGGCCTGGAGTTCGGCCGGCACGCGGTGGCGGTGACGGGTGAAGGCAGCGAGCTGGACCGCTACGCCAAGAAGGGCAACTGGCTGCGGACGTTCCCCATGTGGGACTGGGTTGGCGGGCGCACCTCGGTGCTGTCGGCGGTGGGCCTGCTGCCGGCGCGGCTGCAGGGGCTGGACATCGACGGGATGCTGGCGGGCGCCCGGGACATGGACGTGGCGACGCGCGAGCGCGACATGCTGCGCAACCCGGCCGCGATGATGGCGCTCATGTGGTTCCACGCGGGCAACGGGCGCGGCCAGAAGGACCTCGTCATCCTCCCGTACAAGGACCGGCTGCTGCTGCTCTCCCGCTACCTCCAGCAGCTGGTGATGGAGTCGCTGGGCAAGGAGAAGGACCTGGAGGGCAAGGTGGTGAACCAGGGCCTCGCCGTCTACGGCAACAAGGGCTCCACGGACCAGCACGCGTACGTGCAGCAGCTGCGCGAGGGCGTGAGCAACTTCTTCGCCACCTTCGTGGAGGTGCTGAAGGACCGCGAGGGGACGTCCATGCGCGTGGAGGAGGACTTCACCAGCGGCGACTACCTGCTGGGCTTCTTCCTGGGCACGCGGCGGGCGCTCTTCGAGAAGGGCCGCGAGTCGATGACGCTCACGGTGCCGGACGTGAGCGCGCGGACGCTGGGCGCCCTCATCGCCCTCCATGAGCGGGCGGTGGGCCTGTACGCGTCGCTGGTGAACATCAACGCCTACCACCAGCCGGGTGTGGAGGCGGGGAAGAAGGCCGCGGGCGCGGTGCTGGAGCTGCAGCGCAAGGTGCTGGCGAAGCTGCGCGGGGACAAGGCGAAGGGCCACACCGCGGAGGAGCTGGCCACGGCGGTGGGCTCGCCGGACGAGGTGGAGACGGTGTTCAAGGTGCTGGAGCACCTGGCGGCCAACGCGGACCAGGGGGTGAAGCGCGAGCCAGGGGCCAACCGTTTCGACACGCGCTTCCGCGCGGGCTGA
- a CDS encoding haloacid dehalogenase-like hydrolase: MPSFPKRLAGFRLSTLALAGCVASGVLACSGPQGPEGAAGPQGTPGKDGVPTPVRLLDDKVGRWLPENRTRINGMISTLGIASPTFDPKNRPVAVFDWDNTVVKNDLGDATFFWMLKHDKVRQPADKDWSTTSRHLTLEARTALNDACDTAARPGEPLPTSTTPGCADELVSIYNQGKTRAGQAAWTTPITLTLNTAYAWVAQLQAGYTPEEVRGFARSAYAENAFNPPGTTQTVGTTTGLAYHVQVYEEMVDLIETLQANGFDVWVATASPQFVIDAVSEELTGIKPNRVIGIRSMTDAQGRVTAHFQGCGTVADGEDTLITYDQGKRCWINKLIFRQPAERQLTRQADASARQVFAAGDSDTDLAFVQDATHLKLAINRNKVQLMCNAYANHQGSWLVQPMFVLPRAQQTASYPCTTALDAAGQPITDEAGNRFTQNHADSVYALP, from the coding sequence ATGCCGTCCTTCCCCAAACGCCTCGCAGGTTTCCGCCTCTCCACGCTCGCCCTGGCCGGATGTGTCGCCAGTGGTGTCCTCGCCTGCTCGGGCCCCCAGGGCCCCGAGGGCGCCGCCGGCCCCCAGGGCACTCCGGGCAAGGACGGTGTTCCCACGCCCGTGCGCCTGCTGGACGACAAGGTTGGGCGCTGGCTCCCGGAGAACCGCACCCGCATCAACGGGATGATCTCCACCCTGGGCATCGCCAGCCCCACGTTCGATCCGAAGAACCGCCCCGTGGCCGTGTTCGACTGGGACAACACCGTCGTGAAGAACGACCTGGGTGACGCCACTTTCTTCTGGATGCTCAAGCACGACAAGGTGCGCCAGCCCGCGGACAAGGACTGGAGCACCACCAGCCGTCACCTCACCCTCGAGGCCCGCACGGCCCTCAACGACGCGTGTGACACCGCCGCCAGGCCGGGCGAGCCCCTCCCGACGAGCACCACCCCCGGCTGCGCGGACGAGCTCGTCAGCATCTACAACCAGGGCAAGACGCGCGCGGGCCAGGCCGCGTGGACCACCCCCATCACCCTGACGCTCAACACCGCGTACGCCTGGGTGGCGCAGCTGCAGGCCGGCTACACCCCCGAGGAGGTCCGCGGCTTCGCCCGCTCGGCCTACGCGGAGAACGCCTTCAACCCGCCGGGCACCACGCAGACGGTGGGCACCACGACGGGGCTCGCCTACCACGTGCAGGTGTACGAGGAGATGGTGGACCTCATCGAGACGCTGCAGGCCAACGGCTTCGACGTCTGGGTGGCCACCGCCTCGCCCCAGTTCGTCATCGACGCCGTCTCCGAGGAGCTCACCGGCATCAAGCCCAACCGGGTGATTGGCATCCGGAGCATGACGGACGCCCAGGGCCGCGTGACGGCCCACTTCCAGGGCTGCGGCACCGTGGCCGATGGCGAGGACACCCTCATCACCTATGACCAGGGCAAGCGCTGCTGGATCAACAAGCTCATCTTCCGCCAGCCGGCGGAGCGGCAGTTGACGCGCCAGGCGGACGCGAGCGCGCGCCAGGTCTTCGCGGCGGGGGACTCGGACACGGACCTGGCCTTCGTGCAGGACGCGACGCACCTCAAGCTGGCCATCAACCGCAACAAGGTGCAGCTCATGTGCAACGCGTATGCGAACCACCAGGGCTCGTGGCTGGTGCAGCCCATGTTCGTCCTGCCTCGCGCCCAGCAGACGGCCAGCTACCCGTGCACCACCGCCCTGGACGCGGCCGGACAGCCCATCACCGACGAGGCCGGCAACCGCTTCACCCAGAACCACGCGGACAGCGTCTACGCCCTGCCCTGA
- a CDS encoding response regulator, which produces MNRTVLIVDDSDTIRHILKVYLSKLKLDFLDADRGDRGLRLLGSSPVDLVIADFNMPGMSGLDFVRQVRADTRPEVSRVPLLLLTGGKAPDLEQRALQAGASEFVRKPISSSALSAVVRRHLSLPEDLDGLVA; this is translated from the coding sequence ATGAATCGCACCGTGCTCATCGTCGACGACAGCGACACCATCCGGCACATCCTCAAGGTCTACCTGTCGAAGCTGAAGCTGGACTTCCTCGACGCGGACCGGGGCGACCGGGGACTGCGGCTGCTGGGCTCGAGCCCCGTGGACCTGGTCATCGCGGACTTCAACATGCCGGGGATGAGCGGCCTGGACTTCGTGCGCCAGGTGCGCGCCGACACGCGGCCCGAGGTGAGCCGCGTTCCCCTCCTGCTGCTCACCGGCGGCAAGGCGCCGGACCTCGAGCAGCGGGCGCTGCAGGCGGGCGCCTCCGAATTCGTGCGCAAGCCCATCTCCAGCTCGGCGCTCTCGGCCGTGGTGCGCCGCCACCTGTCGCTGCCCGAGGACCTGGACGGCCTCGTCGCCTGA
- a CDS encoding helix-turn-helix domain-containing protein produces the protein MWVGRSGDVGPERQSLTLTRSERRRLQRALHQQKHAGVALRAAIVLWNAQGQSATSIARTLGVTPRTVHRCRQRWRSMGMEGLADSPRSGRPPRVSPAYLELLLRTVETDPRQLGFVFSRWTCARLASYLEQRTQVAISPWWVNELLHCHGFAWRRTKLTTQHLAGEGKKARAARRLRSLK, from the coding sequence ATGTGGGTGGGGAGGAGCGGCGATGTGGGTCCTGAGCGACAGAGCCTCACCCTGACACGCTCCGAGCGCAGGCGCCTCCAGCGTGCACTGCATCAGCAGAAGCACGCGGGGGTGGCCTTGCGAGCCGCCATCGTGCTGTGGAATGCCCAGGGGCAGAGCGCTACCAGCATCGCGCGCACCTTGGGCGTGACTCCGCGCACCGTGCACCGCTGTCGGCAACGCTGGCGGAGTATGGGGATGGAGGGGCTGGCCGACTCGCCTCGCTCTGGTCGTCCTCCTCGCGTCAGCCCCGCCTACCTCGAGCTTCTGCTGCGCACGGTGGAAACAGACCCCAGACAGTTGGGCTTCGTCTTCTCTCGCTGGACGTGTGCACGCCTGGCCTCCTACTTGGAGCAACGTACCCAGGTGGCCATCAGTCCCTGGTGGGTCAACGAGTTGCTGCACTGCCACGGTTTCGCCTGGCGCCGCACCAAACTCACCACCCAGCATCTAGCGGGCGAGGGGAAAAAAGCACGCGCCGCTCGGCGCCTGCGCTCTCTGAAGTAG
- a CDS encoding alpha/beta hydrolase, whose translation MSQPWMLETPAPQADARIPYGERTHQFGDLRLPRGEGPHPVVVVVHGGFWRARYDLEHVGHLCADLTQRGYATWSLEYRRVGHPDGGWTGTFEDVAQGTDYLRTLATRYPLNLERVVILGHSAGGHLALWLAGRGRLKPGQPLHTEKPFQPRGAVSLAGVVDLERAFQLRLGDGIVESLLGGTPAQVPERYKFASPAALLPLGVKQVLVHGAEDTIVPLLVSTEYHTRATKLGDSVKLVSLPGAAHFEVIDPRAKEWPRVIEAVASLL comes from the coding sequence ATGAGCCAGCCCTGGATGCTCGAGACGCCCGCGCCGCAGGCCGACGCGCGGATTCCCTACGGAGAGCGCACCCACCAGTTCGGTGACCTGCGACTGCCTCGGGGCGAGGGTCCGCACCCGGTGGTGGTGGTGGTGCACGGCGGCTTCTGGCGAGCCCGGTACGACCTGGAGCACGTGGGCCACCTGTGCGCGGACCTCACGCAGCGGGGCTACGCCACCTGGAGCCTCGAGTACCGGCGGGTAGGCCACCCGGACGGTGGCTGGACGGGCACCTTCGAGGACGTGGCCCAGGGGACGGACTACCTGCGCACGCTGGCGACGCGCTACCCGTTGAACCTGGAGCGCGTGGTCATCCTGGGACACTCGGCCGGAGGCCACCTGGCGCTGTGGCTCGCGGGGCGAGGGCGGCTGAAGCCGGGACAGCCGCTGCACACCGAGAAACCCTTCCAGCCCAGGGGCGCGGTGTCGCTGGCGGGCGTGGTGGACCTGGAGCGGGCCTTCCAGCTGCGTCTGGGGGACGGCATCGTCGAGTCGCTGCTGGGAGGCACGCCCGCGCAAGTACCGGAGCGCTACAAGTTTGCGTCTCCGGCGGCGCTGTTGCCGCTCGGGGTGAAGCAGGTGCTGGTGCACGGGGCCGAGGACACCATCGTCCCGCTCCTGGTGAGCACCGAGTACCACACGCGTGCCACGAAGCTCGGGGACAGCGTGAAGCTCGTGAGCCTGCCGGGCGCGGCGCACTTCGAGGTCATCGACCCGCGCGCGAAGGAGTGGCCCCGGGTCATCGAGGCGGTGGCCTCGCTGCTGTGA
- the cglB gene encoding adventurous gliding motility lipoprotein CglB, translating to MPTRLHPSVALPLVCAALAAGCQTYDFEPVEPAALSVPSVEKTIAARGSTPNLMLLVDTSGSMLEPMNPSSALCRSPTTGVLCRGEGCPASCPTRWSALQGAMDSFLSASGAFARMGLTLYPGKQLVLGEQCGGSDSLTMGLPAEDSPGALQAHALEINARLRAIPNNTRSGPTGGTPTGASLQYVGTLPQLQTDERGDFVLLLTDGLPNCNENHAASGASLACRCTLSDCSGTFERLGCLDQDGSVSAVKALRGRDIQTIVIGFGAETASGNGPAVLNAMAEAGGFARKCQTNADCGAGDACDLEAGLCQRRYYQAANQDELTHALRQISERFEGDPCLIELAPDQFPPSPRLARVLVNGESFGDGDDTWRLKDKVGVELLGSLCARVQGSSPAHPARVEVRVVIPR from the coding sequence ATGCCCACCCGGTTGCACCCCTCCGTGGCCCTCCCCCTCGTCTGCGCCGCGCTCGCCGCCGGCTGTCAGACGTATGACTTCGAGCCCGTCGAGCCCGCCGCCCTCTCCGTCCCCTCGGTGGAGAAGACGATCGCCGCCCGGGGCAGTACGCCCAACCTGATGCTGCTGGTGGACACGTCCGGCTCGATGCTCGAGCCGATGAATCCCTCCAGCGCCCTGTGCCGCTCCCCCACCACGGGTGTGCTCTGCCGCGGGGAGGGGTGTCCCGCCAGCTGCCCCACGCGCTGGAGCGCACTCCAGGGCGCCATGGACTCCTTCCTGAGCGCCAGCGGCGCGTTCGCGCGCATGGGGCTCACGCTCTACCCGGGCAAGCAGCTCGTCCTGGGCGAGCAGTGCGGCGGCTCGGACTCGCTCACGATGGGCCTGCCCGCCGAGGACAGCCCCGGCGCCCTTCAGGCCCATGCGCTGGAGATCAACGCGCGGCTGCGCGCGATTCCCAACAACACCCGGAGTGGACCCACGGGAGGCACGCCCACCGGCGCGAGCCTCCAGTACGTGGGCACCCTGCCGCAGCTGCAGACGGACGAGCGCGGCGACTTCGTGCTGCTGCTCACCGACGGCCTGCCCAACTGCAACGAGAACCATGCCGCGTCCGGCGCCTCGCTGGCGTGCCGCTGCACCCTGAGCGACTGCAGCGGCACCTTCGAGCGGCTGGGCTGCCTGGACCAGGACGGCTCGGTGAGCGCGGTGAAGGCCCTGCGAGGCCGGGACATCCAGACCATCGTCATCGGCTTCGGCGCGGAGACGGCCTCGGGCAACGGGCCGGCGGTGCTCAACGCCATGGCCGAGGCCGGTGGTTTCGCGCGCAAGTGTCAGACGAACGCCGACTGCGGCGCGGGGGACGCCTGCGACCTGGAGGCCGGGCTCTGCCAGCGCCGCTACTACCAGGCGGCCAACCAGGACGAGCTCACCCACGCCCTGCGGCAGATCAGCGAGCGCTTCGAGGGAGACCCGTGCCTCATCGAGCTCGCCCCCGACCAGTTCCCTCCGTCACCGAGGCTGGCCCGGGTGCTGGTGAATGGGGAGAGCTTCGGCGATGGGGACGACACGTGGCGGTTGAAGGACAAGGTGGGCGTGGAGCTGCTGGGCTCGCTGTGTGCTCGCGTCCAGGGCTCCTCGCCCGCCCACCCCGCGCGCGTCGAGGTCCGGGTCGTCATCCCCCGGTAA
- a CDS encoding response regulator transcription factor, with the protein MPRTTDLPARILALIEQCTEGLVSYEVAQRLGVSERTARTHLLDLFGKAQLRREYVYYDRQAAYRYFRDAPDPRGGGRSRQGTVTIELNEPSPRQRAQQNRAREGDDHLQQLNPGDLARLQALSVDTQEWTDAPPEMRQLVLNVLAGVARLESSVREVLKPAKGEFGGALRRRAARHLLQPFLAWSRAQDGRHKRYEQWVQKSTEYERAKGAQGALVAVLDAARAEARVQGGKPYKDRAWRAALRDKVNAVLETAGLNRLKGERLIQKLNRSTARELTLEILGNRTEVESETLRRGMRFE; encoded by the coding sequence ATGCCCCGCACAACCGACCTGCCAGCCAGAATCCTCGCGTTAATCGAGCAGTGCACCGAGGGGCTCGTAAGCTACGAGGTGGCCCAGCGCCTTGGGGTGAGCGAGCGCACTGCTCGCACGCACCTGCTCGACCTTTTTGGGAAGGCGCAGTTGCGCCGCGAGTATGTCTACTACGATCGCCAAGCCGCCTACCGGTACTTCCGCGACGCTCCAGATCCACGCGGAGGGGGCCGCAGCCGGCAGGGAACTGTCACCATTGAACTCAATGAGCCATCACCGAGACAGCGCGCCCAGCAGAATAGAGCACGCGAAGGAGACGATCACCTGCAGCAGTTGAACCCAGGCGACCTCGCCCGGCTTCAGGCGCTTTCCGTCGACACTCAGGAATGGACCGATGCTCCTCCTGAGATGCGGCAGCTCGTGCTCAACGTGCTCGCGGGAGTCGCACGCCTTGAATCCAGCGTCCGAGAGGTGCTGAAGCCGGCCAAAGGTGAATTTGGTGGCGCGTTGCGAAGGCGCGCAGCGCGTCACCTGCTCCAGCCTTTTCTTGCTTGGTCCCGAGCACAGGATGGCCGGCACAAGCGCTATGAGCAATGGGTGCAGAAGTCCACGGAGTACGAGCGTGCCAAAGGAGCACAGGGCGCTCTGGTAGCGGTTCTCGACGCGGCTCGTGCCGAAGCGCGGGTACAGGGAGGGAAACCGTACAAGGATCGAGCGTGGAGAGCGGCACTGCGCGACAAGGTGAATGCCGTACTGGAGACGGCCGGTCTCAACCGACTTAAGGGAGAGCGCCTAATCCAGAAGCTGAATCGCTCGACGGCGCGAGAGCTCACGCTCGAAATCCTCGGGAACCGAACGGAAGTGGAGTCAGAGACGCTCCGGCGCGGGATGCGCTTCGAATAA
- a CDS encoding DUF2252 domain-containing protein, with protein MEDLGATKVPLVSAEPQQRVRRTPRTRPPSRLPRPDSRSIDERLEAGRALRKRCPRSVHARWKPFRGRDPLAQLKRSDATRLPWLVPVRHERMAESSFAFLRGTPFVMAGDLSHTPVSGLRCQLSGDAHLGNFGLFATPERHLIFDLNDFDETLPGPFEWDVKRLAASCVVAARCNGFGPGCARKAARRAVKAYRRMMRRLAGAGLLEVWSLRVEAAELAHASRRTAPVAAEAAEKARRHTSAHAVEKLTEEHDGRRHLAYQPPLLFPLSAVKLGISRGELHRRMKRLTAGYLASLDGAVRDLCLRYKRLEWGFKVVGVGSVGMQAYVVLCQGNGARDPLVLQVKEAQASVLEPYLGPSSTRSAGERVVVGQRRMQAFSDLFLGWTEVEGMGAFYVRQLRDMKGSLDVEKMTAGAFLDYADACGATLARAHARTGDAATIAGYLGGSDCFDEAVAEFAVRYADQMDEDSTRFLEAHAREAERGPVH; from the coding sequence TTGGAAGACCTGGGGGCCACGAAGGTGCCCCTCGTCTCGGCCGAGCCCCAGCAGCGGGTGCGCCGGACGCCCCGGACGCGTCCGCCCTCGCGGCTGCCCAGGCCGGACTCCCGGAGCATCGACGAGCGCCTGGAGGCCGGCAGGGCCCTGCGCAAGCGCTGTCCCCGGAGTGTCCATGCCCGGTGGAAGCCCTTCCGGGGGAGAGACCCGCTCGCGCAGCTGAAGCGCTCGGATGCCACGCGGCTGCCCTGGCTGGTGCCGGTGCGCCACGAGCGGATGGCGGAGTCGAGCTTCGCCTTCCTGCGCGGCACGCCCTTCGTGATGGCGGGGGACTTGTCGCACACGCCGGTGAGTGGCTTGCGCTGCCAGCTGAGCGGGGACGCGCACCTGGGCAACTTCGGGCTGTTCGCCACGCCGGAGCGCCACCTCATCTTCGACCTCAACGACTTCGACGAGACGCTGCCGGGGCCCTTCGAGTGGGACGTGAAGCGCCTGGCGGCCAGCTGCGTGGTGGCGGCGAGGTGCAACGGCTTCGGCCCGGGCTGCGCGAGGAAGGCGGCGCGGCGGGCGGTGAAGGCCTACCGGCGGATGATGCGGCGGCTGGCGGGAGCGGGGCTGCTGGAGGTGTGGTCGCTGCGCGTGGAGGCGGCGGAGCTGGCGCACGCCTCGCGCCGGACGGCACCGGTGGCGGCCGAGGCCGCGGAGAAGGCGCGGCGCCACACCAGCGCCCACGCGGTGGAGAAGCTCACCGAGGAACACGATGGACGGCGCCACCTGGCGTACCAACCGCCCCTGCTCTTCCCGCTGTCGGCGGTGAAGCTGGGCATCTCCCGGGGGGAGCTGCACCGGAGGATGAAGCGGCTGACGGCGGGCTACCTGGCCTCGTTGGACGGGGCGGTGCGCGACCTGTGCCTGCGCTACAAGCGGCTGGAGTGGGGCTTCAAGGTGGTGGGCGTGGGGAGCGTGGGGATGCAGGCCTACGTGGTGCTGTGCCAGGGCAACGGCGCGAGGGATCCGCTGGTGCTGCAGGTGAAGGAGGCGCAGGCGTCGGTGCTGGAGCCCTACCTGGGGCCGAGCAGCACGCGGAGCGCGGGCGAGCGCGTGGTGGTGGGCCAGCGGCGGATGCAGGCCTTCTCGGACCTGTTCCTCGGGTGGACGGAGGTGGAGGGGATGGGGGCCTTCTACGTCCGGCAGCTGCGCGACATGAAGGGCTCGCTGGACGTGGAGAAGATGACGGCGGGCGCCTTCCTGGACTACGCGGACGCCTGTGGCGCCACGCTGGCCCGGGCGCACGCGCGCACCGGGGATGCGGCCACCATCGCCGGCTACCTGGGCGGCAGCGACTGCTTCGACGAGGCCGTGGCCGAGTTCGCCGTCCGTTACGCGGACCAGATGGACGAGGACTCCACGCGCTTCCTCGAGGCCCACGCCCGCGAGGCGGAGCGGGGGCCCGTGCACTGA
- a CDS encoding NADPH-dependent F420 reductase: MAHLGTLLAWCSASSLQTRRTGAAEDPHMATLGIIGAGHIGSTLAKLAIAAGYDVVLSNSRGPETLSSLIAELGPKARAATTQQAAAAGELVVVTIPLKAYKSVPVEPLVGKLVIDTNNYYPGRDGRIPELDAETTTSSELLQAHLPRSKVVKAFNVIYFKHLEEHAHPAGSKERRALPIAGDDAQAKKTVAALIDTFGFDVVDVGPLSEGWRFQPDLPAYYHRHNAEELKAALAKARRYAELKQRD, translated from the coding sequence GTGGCGCACTTGGGAACACTCCTGGCGTGGTGCTCCGCTTCTTCACTACAAACGCGGCGAACTGGCGCAGCGGAGGACCCTCACATGGCAACCCTTGGAATCATTGGCGCGGGACACATCGGCAGCACCCTGGCGAAGCTGGCGATCGCCGCGGGGTACGACGTGGTGCTGAGCAACTCTCGAGGCCCGGAGACCCTCTCCAGCCTCATCGCCGAGCTCGGCCCCAAGGCCCGCGCGGCGACGACCCAGCAGGCTGCGGCGGCGGGTGAGCTCGTCGTGGTGACCATTCCCCTGAAGGCCTACAAGTCCGTCCCCGTCGAGCCGCTCGTGGGCAAGCTCGTCATCGACACCAACAACTACTACCCCGGCCGCGACGGCCGCATCCCCGAGCTCGACGCGGAGACCACCACCAGCAGCGAGTTGCTCCAGGCGCACCTGCCCCGCTCCAAGGTGGTCAAGGCCTTCAACGTCATCTACTTCAAGCACCTCGAGGAGCACGCGCACCCCGCCGGCTCGAAGGAGCGCCGCGCGCTGCCCATCGCCGGTGACGACGCCCAGGCCAAGAAGACCGTGGCCGCGTTGATCGACACCTTCGGCTTCGACGTGGTCGACGTGGGCCCGCTCTCCGAGGGCTGGCGCTTCCAGCCCGACCTGCCGGCCTACTACCACCGCCACAACGCCGAGGAGCTGAAGGCCGCCCTCGCCAAGGCCCGGCGCTACGCCGAGCTCAAGCAGCGCGACTGA